Genomic DNA from Heteronotia binoei isolate CCM8104 ecotype False Entrance Well chromosome 8, APGP_CSIRO_Hbin_v1, whole genome shotgun sequence:
AGCCTTTGTTTTATTCTCATATGAAGTTCTGGCAACAGCTACCTTTactgagggaagggaaggtgaataAAGAGACATTTTTTCAGTCTTACTCCAGTTAGGACCATAATCCAGTGACAGGCTATAGTAGCAAACAAGCCTCTAATATTAGTAAAAAGGTCTTTTTCTCATTAAAAATTACTGTGAATGATAAGCACTTTTTATCACTCTTATCTTGTTCTTCCTGTGCTTCTTCTCCCCTTCCAGTTAAATGTAAAATTCTTGCCACAAATAATGAACCAAGCAAAATGAAATATTTTGCTATTTTATTATAAACTCTTATAAACTCTTTTTCAGCCTGCCAACTGCTTTGAATATGGTAAGGGACAAAATGTGTGCATTGTGGCTATAACTTGTAAAGGCAAGCAATTGTCTATTTTGAAATTTCATAATTTATAATTCAACAAaaaatttcttttgttcttttgacAGCAAGTTGAAGTAGATGCACAGCAATGTATGCTTGAAATCTTAGATACAGCAGGAACAGTAAGTAAACCACTGTGTCTGTATACAGATGTCTTATGTAGTAATGGATTGAGATTCAGAATATTATTGTAGGTTTTTGTCTGTCTTCCACAGATAGTTAGTGCGATACCACTAGTTAGTGCGATACCAAGATTCAtgccaaatcataaataaattgaAATTCTCCTTGCACCCATTTGACAGAAACATACACTTAAAATCATTGGTGAGTAGTGAAGGAAGAGGGCATGAGAGAATTAGAAGACTGATCTCTGGGCGTGTCTACTGGATTGATATTCCAGATGTGGCTATTCTGTATATTTATTAAACAGCAATATACTTGCTATTTTAAGTGAGCTTTCTACTACAGCCCCAGTTTTGTACTGGGGTAGTCACAACCCTATTACATATTTTGTCCCAcacaaattatttttttaatttattgattCACAGTTATTATGCATTGTTAGTTCTAGCACAACATCTTTGTGTACATGAGTAGGCTGGGCCTTCTTAAGCTACCTTAAACATAATCAGTGACTGCAGAACACATGGATTGGGTTGAAGCCTGTGGAGGATTTCCACTGATGGGGGTATGTGATTTTCTATAATTCCCCCTTCTTGttgttctacccccccccccccgactattCTGAGGGTCCTTGAGGGGAGCAGCATTGTGGGGACATCTGGGGATACAGCAGGAGAGGGAGGTGAGGAAATGTACAGTATCCAAGCTGCTGATTAGAACATTAATTAGAATAAAGAATGATGGGGAAAGTTAGCTTTATTTAAGCAAAATAATGCATAGGATTTGTATGCATCAGGGAATTCAGAACCTGTTTTGTTCCGTTCACATTTAGGATGCTataaacaaagggggaaagtaaAAACAAATTCTAACCTCCTTTAAATGGCCCTCTGTAATATTAGGATCCAAAACTATCTATTTGTTATGCGAAGTGAAATTGTAGACATAGGTTTTACATTAAACGTTATTTTTTCAAGACACACTTGGCAGCTTATCTTTGTGAACAAATACTTCCATGCAACGTTTATTCTTGAGACATCCTTTGCAGGCTTTTCTGAACATGTGTCAATAGCTTCTCTAAACATCTGGGTAACGGGGCTGGCCCATGTTTAGAATCCTAAGAAAGTTACTAGGAAAAACGTTGGCTGTGTAATTGGGTGTCATACTTGCATAAGTTAGGTTTCTTTTGTTAGAACACTGGATTGCTAGCAGAGTTCTGTCTTTGCATTTGCAGGAACAATTTACAGCCATGAGAGACCTCTACATGAAAAACGGTCAAGGGTTTGCTTTAGTATATTCCATCACTGCACAATCCACATTTAATGATTTGCAGGATCTAAGAGAACAGATTCTTCGAGTCAAAGACACTGATGATGTAAGTAGTTGATGGAGATTCCCTTTGTAAAAATCAGGCTTTCCATTCTCTTACTGAAAACAAGTGTATCTAGCAATTTATGGTTTTCACAAAATTTTTGTAATATTTTTACATATCTTATCAGCAAGCTGCTAAAAACTATATTCAGATTTAGTAGCTAAattcttaagaaaaaaaaataaatttccaCTTAAtcattttctacaagaaaaaatCCGAGGTCAGCCAGTTACATTTTCTTATGGAAGTTCAAACAGGTCTAAATGTATGAAAAGTGAATAgctgaaacaggatgctagactatttggaccaccagtctgatctagcagggctgttcttatgttagtATGTCTTCATTGCTGATGGAAAGTATGGCTTCCTAAATACAAAACAACggcattgttttaaaataaaaatgctttTTGCTCTGGAAATTTATATAAATTGTCATTGAATGGAGTACAATCCTATGTGTATCTTAGAGGAAATTATAATATATGGCAAACCAATATCATCTTGGCTTTAGTCTTTGAATTGTGAGCCCTAGAGGCTTGCCTTGAACTGTTTTATGGGAAGAACTGCTGCTTGTTTGCATGTATTCTTTCTGCTTCTTTTTTGCATGTAGGCTGAGAGGAGTAGCAGGACACTGAGTTGAGGTCATTCAGCAGTGGAGAATATTCCTTCCTAACACAGTGAAGTTCAGAGTCCACCCTTCCTGCAAAAGCTCTCTCTTAGCTTCTCTCTTCTTCAGCCGTGTCTTGCCACTCTCCAGCCTCTTGTTCCTACAGTGTGCACATGCTTGCAGCATGGAGCTCCCTTCCCCAATTGTGAAGTCATAAATCTGACTCCTCTTCTTCCTGTTGTGCAACTGTATCACAACTTCCTGTCATACGTTTATAGCTCAGTGGGTCTTGTGTTGTCTTACGCTGTCACCTCGGTGTTAAAGTTGAATCCCAGATTGGAAAAGTTCAGGACCATTAATGTAGTAGTTAAGTTTCCAATGAGTGTGTTTTGTCTTTAATTCACAGCTGTCAAGTAGTCCTTGCTAAGATATGAATGTTGTTCAGAATCATCATTTCCACATAACTAAGTATAACATAAACGTAACATAAATAGGCTGTTTCATAAAAACTGGATGGATCATATTGGGAAAAACCAATGGAAATAATGCAATATAAAAAGGAGCAAATAGAAGTTGTATGGCTTTAGTTTGACAGTTGAAGCGTCCTGGTATCTGGTTCTCAAGCATTGTGCAAAAGTAATGATTAACTGTAAGAACACTAGTAAGATCTTGTTATCTTGCTAACCCAGGAAGGGTTTCTTTTAGCTTATCTTCGCCTTCATTTCCCCTCCCATCCACACTTACCTGGTTTCATGGATATGAGTGAGCTATTTCAACTGTATTGTCATTGTTTTATGCTATTGAAAGTGGTGAAAATGGCTTTGAGAATTCTAAATCTAAACCATTCTTTAATGGTGTGTTTGCAAATATAGcagttattttaaaatttctttaatGGTGCATTTTAAATGCTTATCCTGCAATTCCCACTCTTGTTTTCATATTGTCAGAATCCAGCAGCTGTTTCAGCTTTTAGATATAAAATCTTGAGTATAACTGACTAGTCCCAGTAATGACTTTCTAAGATCAACAGTCACTAATTGTTCAGtgtaaatttaaaatatctcaatTGTCTACATAAATTTATCATTTTAGGTACCAATGATTTTGGTTGGCAACAAGTGTGATTTGGAAGATGAAAGAGTCGTGGGAAAAGAACAAGGACAGAACTTAGCAAGGCAATGGAATAACTGTGCATTCTTAGAGTCTTCTGCAAAATCAAAGATAAATGTTAATGAGGTACAGCTTAGCACTTTAAACCTTTAACTGTGCTTATTTTATCTATAGCAGTACTGTTAACAGCTTTTGTGAATTTTAGCAGTAATGATGTTTTTCTAGTAATTAAATATGTGTGCTTTGAGCCAGGAAAAAAGTATTTGTATCAGAGTTCTGAGGAAATCAGTAAGATCTAAAAGTTATTATTGATATATCCTATTGATTTCAGAAACTGGCATGTGGTGTGGGAAACACAAATAGGCTGCTGTGAACTCTTTGaaggaagaggaaagagatgTGTAACATATCTGGTTGGGGTCACAGACTACTTTAAGTTTAAGTGGTATTCCTTCTCTTTTTGTGGATGTGATTTGAGAGTTAAGTCTTTTGGGCTTTGCATTGGAAAACAGAGTAAAAATCAGTTCTGTTTCATACCCATGTTGTACCATGACGACTGCATTAGGACTTGTATTAATTTGGTGCCATCTGAGCAATTGGCATTCCCAGGTGGTTGGCTCTCAATTAGCAGTTTCTTCCTACCTGTTGCTTTGAAGTGATCTGGAAGTTGGCTGTATGAACTCCAGTATAAGAGGGAGAAGCTGTCCCCTTCCCTTGAGTTCCCACCCTGATTTCAAGAAAACAGAATCCTTTGCTTTCACATTATCCAGATGGCATGCTTCCTTTTGTCTATAAGTTGAATTTCAGAAATCTCTTCTGCTAGTTGCATTGATCTTATTAGCAATTTTATGCATTCTTTATTCATTTACAGTATTTAtgatccacctttctcactgagactcaaagtggtCTATACAACATAAACAGATAAATCCATATGAAGAGACCtctaataaatatgatgttgTTGAATACAGTCAGTATGAGGAGACATTAAATGAGTAATGGATTTAGGATTACCAAAATCTGAATGACCACAGCATATTATGATACACAGCAGGATTCCTCAACCTTTCAGAGCCTAAGGGCACCCTTGGAATTTTGAAAAAGGGTGGTGAGTGCCATGGGAGATGAAACCCAAACACCTCCCTCCCCACTTTGCAAAAGAATCACAGaaaaggggtgggagggagagaaaggggagcCTGAGATGTGAAGGGTgaacaaaaagaaaggaaggaaaacctGAGataggaaggagaaagaggaataaaaagaaaggaaggaaaactggAGTGGGAGAAGTAGGACGGAGAAAAAAAACTTAAACTTGAAGAGAGAATGAAATCACATGTTGACTAAAGAATGTCCCAGTGCTTTCCAGTTCTCTTGATATTACAGGGTTATGGGTGCTATTGCAACTGTGGAAAATTTCATTTTATAGAGAGCATCCAGTAACAAGCCTCACTTTACAATGGCCGTGtctactttctgaaaagcttggtgggtgccatggtgcccatggacatTACTTTGGAGAACCCTCATacacaaaataaaatttaatgAAGGAAAATGGTATTACATTAGTAGAAAACAATTATCGTATGGCAGTATGTGTGGGATAGGCAGGAAATCCTAAGATTGTCCGGCTGCTGAGAGTACTAGGTCCTTTTAGTGTTCttcaccactaggtggtgagctagatttattttgggggctgagagagctgtgactgacccaaggttacccggctggcttcatgtggaggagcttTCTCTGCCAGAAAAAAGTCTAGCTTGCTGCCTAGTGGTCCTTAACACTAAAGAGGATTTAAGACTGCTTGgcaatctttggatctcctgcCTATACCACACATACCACCATCCcataataattattaattattacaaAAGAGTAAATTGGCAACAGGGTAATATGTGATAAGCATCTATATAATAGACAGTGCCTTGAATGAAACCTGGTGTGATAGGCAGCCAATGGAATGGCTGCAGAATAGGTATAATGTTCATGCCGCATCTAGCTCCTGATAAGAATTTAGTGGCATTCTGTACCAGATGGAATTTGAGTTAACTTCAAGGAcagacccatgtagagtgcattacaataGAATAattgtatattaaaaaaaatgttatgccACCTTTCTATCCAATCAGGGTTTCCAAGGGAAAGCACTTTAAAACTTTAgaacatttgaacaattaaaaacaacatttaaaattaaacacAAACATTACCTGAACCTAGGGAGGAGGAACAATAAAACAAGCTAGCAAAAAAAACACCAACTGGCAGATAGAGGGGGAGAGGAATCTCCCTgtggggagggaattccaaagtTTGGGTGCCACGACTGAGAAAGCCCTTCCTTGGGTTGTATCCATCTAGCCTTAGATGATGGGGGCAACTGAACCTCTGAGGTTGACCAAAGTGAATGGGTAAGTTCTTATGGGAGAAAGCAGTCTTTAAAGTACATCGGTCTTGGGCTGTATAGGGCTTAAATGTCAATACCAGCATGTtcaattgagcccagaagcaaattgaaAGCCAGTGCAGATGGGATTGGAGTGATTTGGTCTctgtgacccactccagtcaacactctggctgcagcattctatgccagctgcagtttctgtacAGTCTTCAAGGGCACTCCCCTGTAGattacattgcagtaatctaatctagacaTTACCAGAGCATGCACCACAATGGCAAGATCTTTGTCACCCAGGAAAAGCTGCAGCTGGTTCACCAGCTGAAGTTGATGAAAGGCACCCCTGGCCACTATTGTTACCTGTTTGTCCCAACAGGGGGCCTGGTCCAAGAGTACCACCAAGTTGCAAGCCAATCCTGAAGAAGAAATAACCCATTTTCTGGGTTAGATAGCCCCCTACCAGTAGCTTCTCCATTTCTTCAAAATTAGAAGAAAGCACTTTTTTGCAGCTGAATTAACTTGCTTCTTGAGAAGTAATGCTGGATCTTGTGCAATTCCTAGGATCTTAACCAAATCAGGAGGGGTCAGCTGAACTCCATCAAAGGAGGGGGGCAGAACATAAAGGCTTCAGTCTTCCCAGTGAACAATACTTCCATCATATTAGGATCCAGTTTGTTGGTTCTGCCCTAGCCATTTAACCTCAGTGGTTCAAGACTTCTTCCACATCACCAGGAGATTTGGATAGAGAGTTATAGAGCTGTATATTGTCAGCATGTTGATGATGCCCAGTTCGAAAGCTACAAATAGTTTCTCCTAAGGACTTTACATAGAGGTTCAGTAATAAGGGGATAGGTCTGCagccagtggaaccccactgatAACTAGTCTTCGTTAGCAACTCTTTTGAGACGGTCTGTAAGGAATTATTTAAACCAGTTCAAAGCACATCTCCTGATTCCTATTTCTTCCTCCAAACATCTCAGTAAGATGGCAAGATCCAGTGTGTCAAGGCTGCATATAAATCTGGTAGGAATAACAAAGAAGCATGCCCTTTATCTGCATTCATATGGTGATCATCAACTAAGGTAGACAGCACTATCCCTGTCTCATAACCTggcctgaaaccagactgaaaaaGTTATGAAACACAAGAATTAACCAAAAAGATATGGAATTGGTCTGCCGCTGTTGTCTCAGTCACCTTGCCCAGAAGGCAGATTAAAGACAGGACAGTAATTGGCCACATCACTTTCCCTATAAGGATGTTTGTTTTTAAGTAGTGGGTGGGTAGCTCCCTCTTCGAGTTGCTGATACCTTGAGTCATGGGTTGCAGTCACACATGTACTTGCGGTACACTTTGCAACTGGCTTTTGCAAGTTCACACTATagaatccaattggaaagtggattgaaagtgcattattcagtgtgtgtgattgcagctaaTTGATAATTTATGTTGGTCATCAAGGGTTGTTCATGTGATCCTTACATGATTTCAGCAGCCAGGATGGGCAGAGATACAGAGCACAAGTGGTGGCCTTCATAGATCCCAAGATCCTTTCAATGTCTATCATTGTATCAGAATGGCCCATTTGTTTATCagataaaggtaaaggaagtcccctgtgcaaacaccagtcgtttctgactctggggtgacgttgctttcacgtttttgcggcagacttttttactgggtggtttgccattgccttccccagtcatctacactttcctcccagcaagctgggtactcatttaccgacctcagaagggtggaaggctgagtcaacctgagccggctacctgaaaccagcttccgctgggatcaaactcaagtcgtgagcagagagttcagactgcagtactgcagctttacctttctgcgccatggggctcttgcgtTTATCAGATATCAAGGTATAATTAAATAGATTCACCA
This window encodes:
- the RAP1B gene encoding ras-related protein Rap-1b is translated as MREYKLVVLGSGGVGKSALTVQFVQGIFVEKYDPTIEDSYRKQVEVDAQQCMLEILDTAGTEQFTAMRDLYMKNGQGFALVYSITAQSTFNDLQDLREQILRVKDTDDVPMILVGNKCDLEDERVVGKEQGQNLARQWNNCAFLESSAKSKINVNEIFYDLVRQINRKTPVPGKARKKSSCQLL